A region of Homo sapiens chromosome X, GRCh38.p14 Primary Assembly DNA encodes the following proteins:
- the SOX3 gene encoding transcription factor SOX-3, giving the protein MRPVRENSSGARSPRVPADLARSILISLPFPPDSLAHRPPSSAPTESQGLFTVAAPAPGAPSPPATLAHLLPAPAMYSLLETELKNPVGTPTQAAGTGGPAAPGGAGKSSANAAGGANSGGGSSGGASGGGGGTDQDRVKRPMNAFMVWSRGQRRKMALENPKMHNSEISKRLGADWKLLTDAEKRPFIDEAKRLRAVHMKEYPDYKYRPRRKTKTLLKKDKYSLPSGLLPPGAAAAAAAAAAAAAAASSPVGVGQRLDTYTHVNGWANGAYSLVQEQLGYAQPPSMSSPPPPPALPPMHRYDMAGLQYSPMMPPGAQSYMNVAAAAAAASGYGGMAPSATAAAAAAYGQQPATAAAAAAAAAAMSLGPMGSVVKSEPSSPPPAIASHSQRACLGDLRDMISMYLPPGGDAADAASPLPGGRLHGVHQHYQGAGTAVNGTVPLTHI; this is encoded by the coding sequence ATGCGACCTGTTCGAGAGAACTCATCAGGTGCGAGAAGCCCGCGGGTTCCTGCTGATTTGGCGCGGAGCATTTTGATAAGCCTACCCTTCCCGCCGGACTCGCTGGCCCACAGGCCCCCAAGCTCCGCTCCGACGGAGTCCCAGGGCCTTTTCACCGTGGCCGCTCCAGCCCCGGGAGCGCCTTCTCCTCCCGCCACGCTGGCGCACCTTCTTCCCGCCCCGGCAATGTACAGCCTTCTGGAGACTGAACTCAAGAACCCCGTAGGGACACCCACACAAGCGGCGGGCACCGGCGGCCCCGCAGCCCCGGGAGGCGCAGGCAAGAGTAGTGCGAACGCAGCCGGCGGCGCGAACTCGGGCGGCGGCAGCAGCGGTGGTGCGAGCGGAGGTGGCGGGGGTACAGACCAGGACCGTGTGAAACGGCCCATGAACGCCTTCATGGTATGGTCCCGCGGGCAGCGGCGCAAAATGGCCCTGGAGAACCCCAAGATGCACAATTCTGAGATCAGCAAGCGCTTGGGCGCCGACTGGAAACTGCTGACCGACGCCGAGAAGCGACCATTCATCGACGAGGCCAAGCGACTTCGCGCCGTGCACATGAAGGAGTATCCGGACTACAAGTACCGACCGCGCCGCAAGACCAAGACGCTGCTCAAGAAAGATAAGTACTCCCTGCCCAGCGGCCTCCTGCCTCCCGGtgccgcggccgccgccgccgctgccgcggCCGCAGCCGCTGCCGCCAGCAGTCCGGTGGGCGTGGGCCAGCGCCTGGACACGTACACGCACGTGAACGGCTGGGCCAACGGCGCGTACTCGCTGGTGCAGGAGCAGCTGGGCTACGCGCAGCCCCCGAGCATGAGcagcccgccgccgccgcccgcgctGCCGCCGATGCACCGCTACGACATGGCCGGCCTGCAGTACAGCCCAATGATGCCGCCCGGCGCTCAGAGCTACATGAACGTCGCtgccgcggccgccgccgcctcgGGCTACGGGGGCATGGCGCCCTCAGCCACAGCAGCCGCGGCCGCCGCCTACGGGCAGCAGCCCGCCACCGCCGCGGCCGCAGCTGCGGCCGCAGCCGCCATGAGCCTGGGCCCCATGGGCTCGGTAGTGAAGTCTGAGCCCAGCTCGCCGCCGCCCGCCATCGCATCGCACTCTCAGCGCGCGTGCCTCGGCGACCTGCGCGACATGATCAGCATGTACCTGCCACCCGGCGGGGACGCGGCCGACGCCGCCTCTCCGCTGCCCGGCGGTCGCCTGCACGGCGTGCACCAGCACTACCAGGGCGCCGGGACTGCAGTCAACGGAACGGTGCCGCTGACCCACATCTGA